In Arcanobacterium wilhelmae, the following are encoded in one genomic region:
- a CDS encoding ABC transporter permease, which produces MSAVTAHTPETGEVLKKASWKLPITFGLATLLLLVMALKAEGDARIRLNSGAQAYRLPDWTVNAPVYLWVFLVLALAATAYSVYANIQHNKTGLELSGRTTALLSLVVGLATVFGFLLFAGAGSSGAITLTAALGSTVAISTPLIFGSLSGVMSEHAGVVNIAIEGDLLVGAFAGILVASYFHSAWLGLLAAPFAGAFLGCLLALISVKYGVDQIITGVVLNVLALGLTSFFSGSLMTGEGQAVFNTNKYTLHPIKIPGLAEIPVIGPALFNQTIIVYVMYVVVVVLTIMLYRSRWGLRMRAVGEHPKAADTVGIKVNRTRARNAILASAIAGFGGAFFTLGSGLAFTENISAGNGYIALAAMILGKWHPLGALAASLMFGFATSVAQMMPNLNGAIPSSLLNMIPYVITIIAVAGFVGKSRPPAAENIPYVK; this is translated from the coding sequence ATGAGCGCGGTTACTGCACATACTCCTGAAACTGGCGAGGTTTTGAAGAAGGCTTCGTGGAAGTTGCCAATTACCTTCGGCTTGGCCACGCTGTTGCTGCTGGTCATGGCGCTGAAAGCGGAAGGCGATGCCCGCATCCGCCTGAACTCGGGTGCCCAGGCGTACCGCCTGCCGGATTGGACTGTGAACGCCCCGGTATACCTGTGGGTCTTCCTGGTGCTTGCACTGGCGGCCACAGCGTACTCCGTGTATGCCAATATTCAGCACAACAAGACCGGCCTCGAGCTTTCAGGCCGAACCACGGCGTTGCTGTCGCTCGTCGTCGGGCTTGCCACAGTGTTTGGCTTCCTGCTCTTTGCTGGAGCCGGCTCGAGCGGCGCGATTACGCTCACGGCTGCGCTCGGTTCCACGGTCGCGATCTCGACCCCGCTGATCTTCGGTTCGCTTTCAGGCGTCATGTCCGAGCATGCTGGCGTTGTCAACATCGCGATTGAAGGCGATCTCTTGGTGGGCGCGTTCGCGGGTATTCTCGTGGCCTCGTACTTCCACAGTGCGTGGCTCGGCCTCCTCGCCGCGCCGTTCGCAGGTGCGTTCCTTGGTTGCCTGCTCGCGTTGATTTCCGTCAAGTACGGTGTGGACCAGATCATTACCGGCGTAGTGCTCAATGTGCTGGCTCTCGGCCTCACATCGTTCTTCTCCGGTTCTTTGATGACGGGCGAAGGTCAGGCAGTGTTCAACACGAACAAGTACACGTTGCATCCGATTAAGATCCCGGGGCTCGCTGAGATCCCGGTGATCGGCCCGGCGCTGTTCAACCAGACCATCATCGTTTACGTCATGTACGTGGTCGTGGTGGTACTGACCATCATGCTCTACCGTTCCCGCTGGGGCCTGCGCATGCGCGCCGTCGGCGAGCACCCGAAGGCTGCGGATACCGTTGGTATCAAGGTGAACCGCACCCGTGCTCGCAACGCCATCCTTGCATCGGCGATCGCTGGCTTCGGTGGAGCGTTCTTCACGCTCGGTTCTGGCCTCGCTTTCACCGAGAACATCTCGGCAGGTAACGGATACATCGCCCTCGCGGCAATGATCCTCGGTAAGTGGCACCCGCTCGGCGCTCTTGCGGCCTCGCTGATGTTCGGTTTCGCAACCTCGGTTGCTCAAATGATGCCGAATCTTAACGGCGCGATCCCGTCGAGCCTGCTGAACATGATCCCGTACGTGATCACGATCATCGCGGTGGCTGGTTTCGTGGGCAAGTCCCGCCCGCCGGCAGCGGAGAACATTCCGTACGTGAAGTGA
- a CDS encoding cytidine deaminase, translating to MEIDWTKLRELAVSASKRAYAPYSGYPVGVAGVTTDGRYYTGCNVENASTGLGLCAECGMVSAMTMDGGGKLAAVLCVNGNEDVIGPCGRCRQLIREHGVDGCQVEMGEGPVTIEELLPYSFGPKDLAEVPGAVNIL from the coding sequence ATGGAGATCGACTGGACAAAATTGCGCGAACTCGCAGTGAGTGCGTCGAAGCGCGCATATGCTCCCTACTCGGGATACCCGGTTGGGGTTGCAGGTGTAACCACTGACGGCCGGTACTACACCGGTTGTAACGTGGAGAACGCCTCCACTGGTCTTGGGCTGTGTGCCGAGTGTGGCATGGTGTCCGCGATGACGATGGATGGTGGAGGCAAGCTTGCCGCTGTGCTGTGCGTGAACGGCAATGAGGACGTGATCGGCCCGTGTGGCAGGTGCCGCCAGCTCATCCGTGAGCATGGCGTAGACGGCTGCCAGGTCGAGATGGGCGAAGGCCCCGTCACGATCGAAGAGCTTTTGCCCTACAGCTTTGGCCCGAAAGACCTGGCCGAAGTTCCGGGTGCTGTCAATATTTTGTAA
- a CDS encoding thymidine phosphorylase, which translates to MAEKFDMVDVIRAKREHKKLTKEEIDWTIDAYTRGVVGDEQMAAMAMAIFLNGMDREEITQWTAAMIASGERMDFSGLGRVTADKHSTGGVGDKITLPLAPLVASFGVAVPQLSGRGLGHTGGTLDKLEAIPGWRAALSNDEIMHILGLEGPGAVICAAGTGLAPADKKLYALRDITATVDCIPLIASSIMSKKIAEGTHSLVLDVKVGSGAFMKDLDKARELARTMVDLGTDAGVETVALLTDMSTPLGLKIGNSLEVEESVEVLAGGGPADVRELTLALAREMLTAAGKPDADIEAALDDGRAMDVWRKMIEAQGGDPDGAMPVAKESMDIFAQEDGVLETLDALSVGVASWRLGAGRAFAGEKVQLAAGVELFAKPGDTVKKGDKLMTLYTDEADRFERALESLEGAVEIGTTAPDHSVVLDRIAAK; encoded by the coding sequence ATGGCTGAAAAGTTCGATATGGTGGATGTGATTCGCGCAAAGCGCGAGCACAAGAAGCTCACCAAAGAAGAGATCGATTGGACGATCGACGCCTACACCCGCGGGGTTGTGGGTGATGAGCAGATGGCCGCGATGGCGATGGCGATCTTCCTCAATGGCATGGATCGTGAAGAGATCACGCAGTGGACTGCTGCGATGATCGCTTCGGGTGAGCGGATGGACTTCTCGGGCCTTGGCCGCGTGACCGCAGACAAGCATTCGACGGGCGGCGTCGGTGATAAGATCACGCTTCCGCTGGCTCCGCTTGTTGCCTCGTTCGGTGTGGCGGTTCCACAACTTTCGGGTCGCGGCCTCGGCCACACGGGTGGCACGCTCGACAAGCTCGAGGCAATCCCGGGTTGGCGCGCGGCGTTGTCCAACGATGAGATCATGCATATCCTCGGCCTCGAAGGGCCGGGTGCCGTGATCTGTGCGGCTGGTACGGGCCTTGCGCCGGCAGACAAGAAGCTTTACGCACTGCGCGATATTACGGCAACCGTCGATTGCATCCCGCTGATCGCATCGTCGATCATGTCCAAGAAGATCGCGGAAGGCACGCACTCGCTTGTTCTGGACGTTAAGGTCGGTTCTGGTGCGTTCATGAAGGATCTGGACAAAGCTCGCGAGCTTGCCCGCACGATGGTTGATCTCGGCACCGACGCCGGTGTGGAAACCGTGGCTCTGCTCACTGACATGTCCACCCCTCTCGGCCTGAAGATTGGTAACTCGCTTGAGGTAGAGGAATCGGTTGAGGTTCTCGCTGGCGGTGGCCCGGCCGATGTTCGTGAGCTCACGCTCGCCCTTGCTCGCGAGATGCTCACCGCTGCCGGCAAGCCGGATGCAGATATCGAGGCAGCTCTCGACGACGGTCGCGCAATGGACGTGTGGCGCAAGATGATCGAGGCGCAGGGCGGCGATCCCGATGGTGCGATGCCGGTGGCGAAGGAATCGATGGACATTTTCGCGCAGGAAGACGGCGTGCTGGAGACCCTCGATGCGCTCTCCGTCGGCGTCGCTTCCTGGCGTCTCGGTGCAGGCCGTGCGTTCGCGGGCGAGAAGGTTCAGCTCGCTGCCGGCGTCGAGCTGTTCGCTAAGCCGGGCGATACCGTGAAGAAGGGTGACAAGCTGATGACGCTCTACACGGATGAGGCGGACCGCTTCGAGCGTGCGCTTGAATCGCTTGAAGGCGCGGTGGAGATCGGTACGACGGCTCCGGATCACTCGGTGGTCCTCGATCGAATCGCGGCGAAGTGA
- the deoC gene encoding deoxyribose-phosphate aldolase, with product MERSELAKYVDHTILTPEATTSDVLKLIEDAKALGTYSVCISPSMLPLPEEADLGDVKLCVVVGFPSGAVASEIKAMEAARAVAAGADEVDMVVNLGNVKEGDWDAVEYDIAVVRDAIPYAVLKVIIESAALTDEEIVNVCEAAKAVGADFVKTSTGFHKAGGASVHAVELMKKTVGDELEVKASGGIHDGKFALELIEAGATRLGLSGTQKVLDTL from the coding sequence ATGGAACGCAGCGAACTTGCAAAGTACGTTGACCACACGATTCTGACGCCGGAGGCGACCACTTCGGATGTCCTGAAGCTGATCGAGGACGCGAAGGCTCTGGGCACCTATTCGGTGTGTATTTCGCCGTCGATGCTTCCGCTTCCGGAGGAGGCAGATCTGGGCGATGTGAAGCTGTGCGTGGTTGTTGGCTTCCCGTCGGGTGCTGTTGCCTCGGAGATCAAGGCGATGGAGGCGGCTCGCGCGGTTGCCGCTGGTGCTGACGAGGTCGACATGGTCGTCAACCTTGGCAACGTCAAGGAAGGCGATTGGGACGCCGTGGAGTACGATATCGCGGTTGTGCGCGATGCGATTCCGTACGCGGTGCTCAAGGTCATCATCGAGTCGGCGGCTCTGACCGACGAGGAGATCGTGAATGTGTGCGAGGCGGCGAAGGCTGTTGGCGCAGACTTCGTCAAGACCTCCACAGGCTTCCACAAGGCTGGCGGCGCTTCGGTGCACGCAGTTGAACTGATGAAGAAGACCGTCGGTGATGAGCTCGAGGTCAAGGCGTCGGGCGGTATCCACGATGGCAAGTTCGCTCTCGAACTGATCGAGGCCGGTGCAACGCGTCTCGGCCTGTCGGGCACCCAGAAGGTTCTTGACACCCTCTGA
- a CDS encoding phospho-sugar mutase, with the protein MYNVETVQDWITHDPSEETKAELTELLAKAEGGDEAAKAELTDRFTGSLQFGTAGLRGAMAAGPNRMNRAVVRRAAYGLTSWLQKTVGKDALVVIGFDARYHSNEFAADTAAIVTAMGSRAMIMPRHLPTPLLAFAVRHLGADAGVMVTASHNPAQDNGYKVYVGARAVEEDGRGVQIVPPIDAGIAAEIAAAPLADEIELAEGGWETISEDVIDAYVEQAISVVPADGPRDLRIVYTPMHGVGGEIMKRVLDGAGFTDYEMVPEQAQPDPDFPTVSFPNPEEKGALDLAITLAKKNDADLVIASDPDADRASLATKVNGEWRQLSGDEIGSLLGEYVATRDEGKDVALASSIVSSQLLGKIAEGHGLKYHATLTGFKWIARTHKITFGYEEAIGFCVDPNHVRDKDGLSAGVTLAHLAASLKAEGKELADELDRIHTRYGVYLTTPVTIRVSDLSIIPATMAKLRKEPPTELGGSPVRSIEDLSKGTEELPGTDALRIFTENNSRVMVRPSGTEPKLKCYLEVVVPVEGDLAAARATAAERMDAFKADVEAMTKLD; encoded by the coding sequence ATGTACAACGTGGAAACTGTTCAGGATTGGATCACTCACGATCCGTCTGAGGAAACGAAGGCCGAGCTCACCGAGCTGCTCGCGAAGGCCGAGGGCGGCGACGAGGCCGCCAAGGCCGAGCTGACCGATCGGTTTACAGGCTCGCTCCAGTTCGGCACCGCCGGCCTGCGTGGTGCGATGGCCGCAGGCCCGAACCGCATGAACCGTGCGGTTGTGCGCCGCGCCGCTTACGGCCTCACGTCATGGCTCCAGAAAACTGTAGGCAAGGATGCGCTCGTGGTGATCGGCTTCGACGCCCGCTACCACTCGAACGAATTCGCTGCTGATACGGCCGCAATTGTTACCGCGATGGGTTCGCGCGCGATGATCATGCCGCGGCACCTGCCTACCCCGCTCCTAGCTTTCGCTGTGCGGCACTTGGGCGCCGACGCCGGTGTGATGGTTACCGCTTCGCATAACCCGGCTCAGGACAACGGCTACAAGGTGTACGTCGGCGCACGCGCCGTTGAGGAAGATGGACGTGGTGTTCAGATCGTTCCGCCGATCGACGCCGGTATCGCGGCCGAGATCGCGGCTGCTCCGCTCGCTGACGAAATCGAGTTGGCCGAGGGCGGCTGGGAGACCATCTCGGAGGACGTGATCGATGCTTACGTTGAGCAGGCCATTTCGGTGGTTCCGGCCGACGGTCCGCGCGATCTTCGCATCGTTTATACGCCGATGCATGGCGTGGGCGGCGAGATCATGAAGCGCGTGCTCGACGGCGCTGGCTTCACTGATTACGAAATGGTTCCGGAGCAGGCCCAGCCGGATCCGGACTTCCCCACCGTGTCGTTCCCGAACCCTGAAGAGAAGGGCGCACTGGATCTCGCGATCACGCTGGCGAAGAAGAATGATGCTGACCTCGTGATCGCATCCGATCCGGACGCGGATCGCGCCTCGCTCGCCACGAAGGTGAATGGCGAATGGCGTCAGCTCTCGGGCGACGAGATCGGCTCGCTTCTCGGTGAGTACGTGGCAACCCGAGATGAGGGGAAGGATGTTGCACTCGCATCGTCGATCGTGTCCTCCCAACTGCTGGGTAAGATCGCCGAGGGTCACGGCCTGAAGTACCACGCCACACTGACCGGCTTCAAGTGGATTGCGCGCACCCACAAGATCACGTTCGGCTACGAGGAAGCCATCGGATTCTGCGTGGATCCGAACCATGTTCGCGACAAGGACGGCCTCTCCGCCGGCGTCACGCTCGCTCACCTTGCCGCCTCCCTGAAGGCCGAGGGCAAGGAACTCGCTGACGAGCTCGATCGCATCCACACCCGTTACGGCGTGTACCTCACTACTCCGGTGACGATCCGCGTCTCGGATCTGTCGATCATCCCGGCAACGATGGCGAAGCTCCGTAAGGAGCCGCCGACGGAGCTTGGTGGCTCGCCGGTTCGCTCGATCGAGGATCTATCCAAGGGCACCGAGGAGCTCCCGGGTACCGACGCTCTGCGTATTTTCACCGAGAACAACTCGCGTGTGATGGTGCGCCCGTCGGGTACCGAGCCGAAGCTCAAGTGCTACCTGGAGGTCGTGGTGCCAGTTGAGGGCGATCTCGCCGCCGCACGCGCCACTGCCGCCGAGCGCATGGATGCGTTCAAGGCCGACGTTGAAGCGATGACGAAGCTCGACTGA
- a CDS encoding purine-nucleoside phosphorylase, whose protein sequence is MVNALELAAQAAGVIAERTGVAKHDIALTLGSGWGGAAALIGEVVAEIDAQEIPGFSAPSVVGHGGKITSIRLKDGRHALVLGARTHYYEGKGVAAVAHGVRTAAAAGATVCILTNGCGSTVPEWGPGTAVLIKDHLNLTATSPIEGAHFVDLTDLYSLRLRNVAHTIDSHLPEGVYTQFPGPHYETPAEVKMARVLGGDLVGMSTALEAIAAREAGMEILGISLVTNHAAGFAPGNLNHEEVLEAGRNAGPRISRLLADIIDAIEGK, encoded by the coding sequence ATGGTTAACGCTTTGGAACTCGCGGCACAGGCCGCAGGCGTCATCGCAGAGCGAACCGGAGTGGCCAAGCACGATATCGCGCTGACCCTCGGTTCGGGCTGGGGAGGCGCAGCGGCACTCATCGGTGAGGTTGTCGCAGAAATTGATGCTCAAGAAATTCCGGGATTCTCCGCTCCGTCCGTTGTGGGGCACGGCGGAAAGATTACCTCGATCCGTTTGAAGGATGGGCGCCACGCGCTTGTCCTCGGCGCCCGCACCCATTACTACGAAGGCAAGGGAGTTGCAGCCGTTGCGCACGGTGTTCGCACCGCGGCAGCAGCTGGAGCGACAGTATGTATTCTCACGAATGGCTGTGGCTCCACGGTTCCCGAGTGGGGCCCAGGCACCGCCGTACTGATCAAGGATCATCTGAATCTCACGGCTACTTCCCCGATCGAAGGTGCACACTTCGTCGATCTCACAGACCTGTACTCGCTGCGCCTTCGCAATGTGGCACACACGATCGATTCACACCTTCCAGAAGGCGTGTACACGCAGTTCCCGGGCCCCCATTACGAGACCCCAGCCGAAGTGAAGATGGCGCGCGTTCTCGGCGGCGATCTGGTGGGTATGTCCACCGCTCTTGAAGCGATCGCCGCCCGCGAAGCTGGGATGGAAATCCTCGGCATATCGCTCGTCACTAACCATGCCGCTGGCTTCGCGCCCGGTAATCTCAACCATGAAGAAGTTCTCGAGGCTGGGCGAAACGCTGGGCCCCGCATCTCCCGCCTCCTGGCGGACATCATCGATGCAATCGAGGGAAAGTAG
- a CDS encoding TIGR00730 family Rossman fold protein → MKKDNYHRGPVMLRGEMIPDTTADARLLANNSDAAFIHSDAWRVLRIQSEFVEGFGALAELGPAVSVFGSARTKPESKYYAIAQEVGRKLAEEGFAVITGGGPGAMEAANHGAKEADGVSVGLGIELPFEQGLNEYVDLGVNFRYFFVRKMMFVKYSLGFVVCPGGFGTMDELFEALTLVQTRKATEFPIVLVGREYWSGLFEWVREQMLAEGNINPQDLERVVIVDTAQDAVMAIKRGVHTLAEEARRASS, encoded by the coding sequence ATGAAAAAAGACAATTATCATCGTGGGCCGGTGATGCTGAGGGGAGAGATGATCCCCGATACCACAGCCGATGCACGCCTCTTGGCGAACAATTCTGACGCGGCTTTCATCCATTCTGACGCGTGGCGTGTGCTTCGCATCCAGTCTGAGTTCGTTGAAGGATTTGGTGCGTTGGCTGAGCTAGGGCCAGCGGTTTCTGTGTTTGGTTCTGCCAGGACGAAGCCGGAGAGCAAGTATTATGCGATTGCCCAGGAGGTTGGTCGCAAGCTCGCCGAGGAGGGCTTTGCGGTGATCACAGGTGGCGGTCCAGGTGCGATGGAGGCCGCGAATCACGGCGCGAAGGAGGCCGACGGCGTTTCCGTTGGCCTGGGAATCGAGTTGCCGTTCGAGCAGGGCTTAAACGAGTACGTGGATCTAGGTGTAAATTTCCGTTATTTCTTCGTGCGCAAAATGATGTTCGTCAAGTACTCCCTGGGGTTTGTTGTGTGCCCCGGCGGGTTTGGCACAATGGATGAGCTGTTCGAGGCACTCACCTTGGTACAAACACGCAAGGCGACTGAGTTCCCGATCGTCTTGGTTGGGCGTGAGTATTGGAGCGGCTTATTCGAATGGGTTCGTGAGCAGATGCTCGCCGAGGGAAATATCAACCCGCAGGATCTGGAACGCGTGGTGATCGTAGATACCGCCCAAGACGCCGTGATGGCGATCAAGCGTGGGGTACATACGCTGGCTGAGGAAGCTCGCCGCGCTTCCTCATGA
- a CDS encoding DUF3117 domain-containing protein, with the protein MAAMKPRTGDGPLEVEKSPHGYTLRLPLEGGGRMVLQMSEEELAQLRGVVSEALGE; encoded by the coding sequence ATGGCAGCAATGAAGCCGCGTACCGGCGATGGCCCGCTCGAAGTCGAAAAGAGCCCGCATGGTTACACACTTCGTCTCCCGCTCGAGGGCGGGGGTCGCATGGTTCTTCAGATGAGTGAAGAGGAGCTGGCTCAGCTTCGGGGCGTCGTTTCTGAAGCGCTTGGAGAGTGA
- a CDS encoding O-methyltransferase gives MSNKTASWAYAEENSRQSEVALHAREISEELGLEPVSVATGALLRTLAASAKTIAEIGTGAGVSGLFLLEAGTNSKLTSIDTDTEAQSHAREFFAAANLASSRYRVINGRSADLLPRLAGNTYDLVFVDGDPLEAEGDVAEAIRMLRPGGILALARALYADRVADPARRDERTVALRNLGITLLESEEVTASIVPIGDGLIIAVKN, from the coding sequence ATGTCGAATAAGACTGCGTCATGGGCATACGCCGAGGAAAATTCTCGCCAGAGCGAGGTAGCGCTCCACGCGCGCGAGATTTCTGAAGAGCTCGGGCTCGAGCCTGTCTCGGTCGCAACCGGCGCACTGCTGCGTACACTCGCCGCCAGCGCCAAGACAATTGCTGAAATCGGCACAGGCGCGGGTGTTTCTGGACTCTTCCTCCTGGAAGCTGGAACGAACTCCAAACTCACCAGCATCGATACCGACACCGAGGCGCAGTCTCATGCACGCGAATTCTTCGCCGCCGCAAATCTCGCGTCCTCACGCTACCGTGTCATCAACGGGCGCTCCGCAGATCTCCTTCCCCGCCTCGCCGGCAACACCTACGATCTCGTGTTCGTTGATGGCGATCCACTCGAGGCCGAAGGCGATGTGGCGGAGGCGATCCGTATGCTTCGCCCTGGCGGAATCCTCGCGCTTGCCCGCGCACTCTACGCCGATCGCGTTGCAGACCCAGCCCGCCGCGACGAACGCACCGTTGCGCTGCGCAACCTCGGAATCACACTCCTCGAATCCGAAGAGGTCACCGCCTCAATTGTTCCCATCGGCGATGGCCTCATCATCGCAGTAAAAAACTAG
- a CDS encoding Mrp/NBP35 family ATP-binding protein — protein MSIPSVEKVTEALGRVNDPEIRRPITELNMVASVEVEESGSVTVGIKLTVAGCPLRDTLTEDIQKEVGALEGVTNVKVMMGVMTDEEREALKTQLRGGNPAPRIPFSEPGNLTRVYAITSGKGGVGKSTVTVNLASALASKGLKVGVMDADIYGFSIPQMLGVEGQPTMVNKMIIPPHSGDIKVISIGMFIQENQPIVWRGPMLHRALEQFLADVYWGDLDVLLIDLPPGTGDIALSLAQLIPKAEIVLVTTPQVAAADVAERSGMMAAQTKQHVVGVIENMSYLEVNGERMEIFGSGGGQAVADRLKNVLGYEVPVLAQVPLEQAVREGGDAGTPFVATEGATTAQSQLRAAADSLAKRGRGLAGMPLGVSPL, from the coding sequence ATGAGTATTCCCAGCGTCGAGAAAGTAACCGAGGCACTTGGGCGTGTGAACGATCCTGAGATTCGCCGTCCAATCACCGAATTGAACATGGTGGCGAGCGTCGAGGTGGAGGAATCCGGCTCCGTCACTGTCGGCATCAAGCTGACGGTCGCAGGTTGCCCACTTCGCGACACTCTCACCGAGGACATCCAGAAGGAAGTCGGGGCGCTCGAAGGCGTCACCAACGTCAAGGTGATGATGGGCGTGATGACCGACGAAGAGCGCGAAGCTCTCAAAACGCAGCTTCGCGGCGGAAATCCCGCTCCTCGCATCCCATTCTCCGAACCCGGCAACCTCACTCGCGTCTATGCGATCACCTCAGGCAAAGGCGGGGTCGGCAAGTCGACCGTCACAGTGAACCTCGCATCGGCGCTGGCATCCAAGGGCCTGAAGGTCGGCGTGATGGACGCCGATATTTACGGCTTCTCTATTCCGCAGATGCTCGGCGTTGAGGGCCAGCCCACGATGGTGAACAAGATGATCATCCCGCCACACTCTGGCGACATCAAGGTGATCTCAATCGGCATGTTCATTCAGGAGAACCAGCCGATCGTCTGGCGCGGCCCAATGCTTCACCGTGCGCTCGAGCAGTTCCTCGCCGATGTGTACTGGGGCGATCTGGACGTCCTGCTGATCGATCTTCCACCCGGCACCGGCGATATCGCCCTCTCGCTCGCACAACTGATCCCGAAGGCAGAGATCGTTCTGGTGACCACACCTCAGGTTGCTGCGGCCGACGTCGCCGAGCGCTCCGGCATGATGGCGGCTCAAACGAAGCAGCACGTGGTCGGCGTGATCGAGAACATGTCCTACCTCGAAGTCAATGGCGAGCGTATGGAAATCTTCGGATCCGGCGGCGGTCAGGCTGTGGCCGATCGCCTCAAGAATGTACTCGGCTACGAAGTGCCGGTCCTCGCACAAGTGCCGCTCGAGCAGGCAGTGCGCGAAGGCGGCGATGCTGGCACACCGTTCGTGGCCACCGAAGGGGCAACCACAGCGCAGAGCCAGCTTCGTGCAGCCGCCGATTCCCTCGCCAAGCGCGGGCGCGGCCTTGCCGGTATGCCGCTTGGAGTCTCTCCGCTATAA
- a CDS encoding DUF1003 domain-containing protein has translation MKRFDEPMEKRPRRFALFRPDPDFAGEWAERIARFSGTPKFLIYLTVFVVLWIAWNTYAPESVQFDSASLGFTALTLMLSLQASYAAPLILLAQNRQDDRDRVVAENDRQTAERNLQDTEFLTREIASLRLAINELATRDFVRSEIRDQLEETMEMIDPVRDDREELRAQIEAKDREIAMLRAKLGE, from the coding sequence ATGAAGCGCTTTGACGAACCTATGGAGAAGCGGCCACGGCGTTTTGCTTTGTTCCGTCCGGATCCGGATTTTGCCGGCGAGTGGGCTGAGCGAATCGCGCGTTTTTCGGGCACCCCGAAGTTCCTCATCTACCTCACCGTTTTCGTTGTGCTGTGGATCGCGTGGAACACGTATGCGCCAGAATCCGTGCAGTTCGATTCGGCATCGCTGGGCTTTACTGCACTGACACTGATGCTCTCACTGCAGGCCTCCTACGCCGCTCCGCTGATCCTTCTTGCGCAGAACCGCCAGGACGACCGCGACCGCGTGGTTGCAGAGAACGATCGGCAGACGGCCGAGCGGAATCTGCAAGATACCGAGTTCCTCACCCGCGAGATCGCCTCGCTGCGCCTAGCGATTAACGAACTTGCCACGCGTGATTTTGTGCGAAGCGAGATCCGCGATCAGCTCGAGGAAACGATGGAGATGATCGACCCAGTTCGCGACGACCGCGAGGAGTTGCGCGCCCAGATCGAGGCGAAGGACCGCGAGATCGCAATGCTGCGAGCCAAGCTCGGCGAATGA